DNA from Variovorax sp. V213:
CCTCACGCGCACGCGCCTTGCGAAGATGGGCTGGTGGTGCTCCGACACCGCGCAGCTGCATTTCGACAACGTGCGCGTGCCCGCACGCTACCTGCTCGGCGAAGAAGGCGCGGGCTTTCGCATGATCATGAGCAACTTCAACGGCGAGCGCATCGGCCTGGCTGCGGGCGCGCTCGGCTTCGCGCAGGCCTGCCTCGACGAGGCGCTGGCGTGGTCGCGCGAGCGCAAGACATTCGGTGCGGCGCTCATCGAGCACCAGGCGGTACGCCACAAGCTGGTCGACATGCAGATGCGCATTTCCTCCACCGAGGCGTGGCTCGAGGCCGTGTCGGCGCAAGGCGATGCACACGAGGCGGCCGGCCGTTTCAACGCACCCGAATGGGTGGCGGAGGTCTGCATGCTCAAGAACCACGCCACGCAGACCATGCAGTTCTGCGCCGACCAGGCCGTGCAGATCCTCGGCGGCATGGGCTTCATGCGCGGCACGGTGAGCGAGCGCATCTACCGCGAAGTCAAGGTGATGATGATCGGCGGCGGCGCCGAGGAGATCATGAAGGAGCTTGCGGCTCGGCAGATGGGTTGGTAACCCCTGGGGCAGGGTCTTCAGGAACGCCCGTGTGCGCCGACGGTCCAACAATCCAGCGCTGTCGCTGGGTCGCGGGAGACCGCCATGTTCACTTTCGGCATCGGTACCGTCTTGCTTGTCTTGCTGGTGGTGCTGCTTTTTTCAGCAATCTGGATCTTTCGCGAATACGAACGCGGCGTCGTGTTCACCCTGGGTCGCTTCTCCAGGGTCGCGGGGCCCGGGCTGGTGATCGTGATTCCCGTCATCCAGCAGGTCGTGCGGGTCGACCTGCGCACCGTGGTGCTCGAGGTTCCGACCCAGGACGTGATCTCGCGCGACAACGTGTCGGTGAAGGTCAGCGCGGTCGTCTACTTCCGCATCGTCGATGCCGAAAAGGCCATCATCGAGGTCAAGGACTTCTTCAACGCGACCAGCCAGCTGGCGCAGACCACGCTGCGCTCGGTGCTGGGCAAGCACCAGCTGGACGACATGCTGGCCGAACGGGAAAAACTCAACCTGGATGTGCGGGAGTCGCTCGACGTGCAGACGACCTCCTGGGGCATCAAGGTCTCCAACGTGGAAATCAAGCAGATCGACCTCACCGAATCGATGATCCGGGCCATCGCGCGGCAGGCCGAGGCGGAACGCGAGCGGCGTGCCAAGGTGATCCACGCCGAAGGCGAACTTCAGGCGTCCGAGAAGCTGTACCAGGCCGCGCGCGTGCTGGCGCAGGAGCCGCAGGCGATCCAGCTGCGCTACCTGGAAACGCTGACGGTGATCGGCGCGGACAAGAACACCACCATCGTCTTCCCGCTGCCGGTGGACTTGTTGTCGACTTTCCTGTCGAAGCCCGCGTAGCGCGCCGGTCAGTCGCTCTTTTCGGGGCCGCCCTGTCGCGCGCCAGCGAGCGCGGCCGCCGCGCGCAGCTTGTCCTTCTTGCTCGGCCGCTTGCCCTTGATGCCGCCGGTGCCCGAGGCATCGACCATCGGCACGGCGGCCTCGGTCGGCTCGAAGCCTTCGATACGCTCGCGCGGCAGGTGGAGGCCCTGGCGCTTTTCGATCAGGCGAAAGTGCGCCTCGGTCGTCGCGCTCACGAAACTGATGGCCAGCCCGCTCTCGCCGGCACGCCCGGTGCGGCCGATGCGGTGGATGTAGTCGGTGGGCGAGCG
Protein-coding regions in this window:
- a CDS encoding acyl-CoA dehydrogenase family protein; translated protein: MDAELQADRAALADTVRRFAENEIAPNVEAWDDAGEFPRALYARAAELGLLGLGYPEAFGGTPASYALKLPAWIALARHGKSGGVLASLFSHNIGLPPVVLHGSDAVRAEVVSPVLRGEKIAALAITEPGGGSDVAALRTTARRDGDHYVLNGEKTFITSGMRADWITVAVRTGEERGAGGISMLLVPSDAAGLTRTRLAKMGWWCSDTAQLHFDNVRVPARYLLGEEGAGFRMIMSNFNGERIGLAAGALGFAQACLDEALAWSRERKTFGAALIEHQAVRHKLVDMQMRISSTEAWLEAVSAQGDAHEAAGRFNAPEWVAEVCMLKNHATQTMQFCADQAVQILGGMGFMRGTVSERIYREVKVMMIGGGAEEIMKELAARQMGW
- a CDS encoding slipin family protein translates to MFTFGIGTVLLVLLVVLLFSAIWIFREYERGVVFTLGRFSRVAGPGLVIVIPVIQQVVRVDLRTVVLEVPTQDVISRDNVSVKVSAVVYFRIVDAEKAIIEVKDFFNATSQLAQTTLRSVLGKHQLDDMLAEREKLNLDVRESLDVQTTSWGIKVSNVEIKQIDLTESMIRAIARQAEAERERRAKVIHAEGELQASEKLYQAARVLAQEPQAIQLRYLETLTVIGADKNTTIVFPLPVDLLSTFLSKPA